A genomic segment from Candidatus Binatus sp. encodes:
- a CDS encoding MCT family MFS transporter, with protein MTTAAPKVVEAIPRLDQFDSPRGWRMVAAAFVAMFSVYGVAYSFGAFFKPMAAEFGAARSATSAVFSVTVLIWGLLGPVCGHLSDRYGPRIVVATGGVVMGLGLALTAMIDRLWVSYLTYGLGVGVGIACAYVPLVAVVGGWFIRRRNTALGISVAGIGFGTVCGAPIAAALIGHLGWRTTYVVFAIATTAVLLGCAYVAERPPVHVTVSPLRLGDAIRTPAFRLLYLSSVMMSMALFVPFVYLPSFAHDRGATEVASAALVSVIGGASVAGRMGLGTLADRAGVVRLYQASILVLTLSYGIWLAANSYPMMVLFAIVMGAGYGGYVALSPAVIAHLFGPQRLGMMLGALYTSGGFGAMIGPPLAGMIIDRTGSYRVAIGVAFAIAIAAFTLLIPLGRHSPRDPAPESA; from the coding sequence GTGACGACCGCCGCTCCCAAAGTAGTAGAAGCAATCCCGCGCCTCGATCAATTCGATTCACCGCGCGGATGGCGGATGGTCGCCGCGGCGTTCGTCGCGATGTTCTCCGTGTATGGCGTCGCATACAGCTTCGGCGCGTTCTTCAAACCGATGGCCGCCGAGTTCGGCGCGGCGCGCAGCGCAACCTCGGCCGTGTTCTCAGTGACGGTGCTGATCTGGGGTTTGCTCGGGCCGGTCTGCGGACATTTGTCGGATCGATACGGCCCGCGAATCGTAGTCGCCACCGGCGGCGTGGTGATGGGGCTGGGCCTCGCGCTGACCGCGATGATCGATCGCCTCTGGGTCAGTTACCTGACCTACGGACTCGGCGTCGGAGTAGGAATCGCATGCGCCTACGTGCCGCTGGTCGCCGTGGTCGGCGGATGGTTCATCCGGCGGCGCAACACCGCACTCGGAATCTCAGTCGCGGGGATCGGATTCGGTACGGTGTGCGGCGCGCCGATCGCGGCGGCGCTCATCGGCCATCTCGGTTGGCGCACGACATACGTGGTCTTCGCGATCGCCACGACCGCCGTGCTGCTCGGATGCGCCTATGTCGCGGAACGTCCGCCGGTGCACGTCACGGTATCGCCGCTGCGCCTCGGCGACGCGATTCGCACGCCCGCATTCCGGCTGCTTTACCTCTCGTCGGTGATGATGTCGATGGCACTCTTTGTGCCGTTCGTTTATCTGCCGTCATTCGCGCACGATCGCGGCGCCACCGAAGTCGCCAGCGCCGCGCTGGTCAGTGTGATCGGCGGCGCGAGCGTCGCGGGGCGCATGGGCCTCGGCACGCTGGCCGATCGCGCTGGCGTGGTGCGGCTCTACCAGGCGAGCATCCTGGTGCTGACGCTCAGCTATGGAATCTGGCTCGCAGCGAATTCATATCCGATGATGGTGCTATTCGCGATCGTGATGGGCGCGGGATACGGCGGCTACGTGGCGCTGTCTCCGGCCGTGATCGCGCATCTGTTTGGCCCGCAGCGTCTCGGCATGATGCTGGGTGCGCTCTACACGAGCGGTGGATTCGGCGCGATGATCGGTCCGCCGCTGGCCGGCATGATCATCGATCGCACGGGCAGCTATCGCGTGGCGATCGGGGTGGCATTCGCGATCGCGATCGCTGCATTCACCCTATTGATCCCGCTCGGCCGCCACTCGCCGCGCGACCCCGCGCCCGAATCCGCCTGA